From the genome of Colias croceus chromosome 12, ilColCroc2.1:
TcgagttattttaaaactgtacAAAACATGTGATCGTTTGGCTCTACATTATGTTTTcgatacttttttaataatttagtgtGTGCTGTTTATATCACATTCTTGTCATGGTACTAATAAGTCAGacactaaataataaaagtagaATGATTTGAAAAAAGCACAGACCtacaatacttaaaaaatatacaaccaGCTGcgtgttataatttattagtaaaatctatactaatattataaagctgaagagtttgtttgaacgcgcttatctcaggaactattggtccgatttgaacaattctttcggtgttagatagcccatatataatatcatcccgttaagaccaacaggagcggagtcacgcgggtgaaaccgcggagcgcagctagtagtaaatataactaatattgtaacaacatGTTATAATCTAATAGTAAAATCAAAGACATGCattaaagtaaaacaaaataaatctcaATAGCATTGTAATCAGCACAACGCTCTAATAGGCAATCAGAATATTAAGCAACGAATGGTTGAGCGTTATTACTAAGAGAATCAGTGAAATAATTACAGAGATGTAATCCAACACGTCGTAAATCTCCCATTCTAATAGAAACCGAGGATTCTCGACCGCAACGGAAACAGAGTCACAACCTTTGAGCCGATCTTATCAGAGGCATTCGCTACGTAGCGGGTTGCGCGGAAAGCTCTCACAACTTCTGGTTATGTTCTGTTTAGCTTATCTGTCAGTTAatgatgaatgaaaataaacgtCAAAATGATCTTAATATGCTGTCAGCAAGTAGTGTAACAGGCCCATGTTGAGAGATTATTAATGTTAGAgttactatattatgttatattatgaactTTACTTAATTCTGTTTTGATCCTTCGGTCGCCAAGAGAACAATCACCTTTACAATTGAAATTTTCTCTGAAATAaaacgataaaataaaactctaTCCCATATATTTCATTCAGTCTTATTTCCAGGAAGTAGTATTTTTAgcttagatattattaaaacagctCGTTATTATTGAAATCGCTACCCGCTCTCGCTTCTCTGCTCTACACAACCAGAGCCTTAATGTAAATCGCTTAGTGGATTTATAAGAGTAATTACCAGCGAGACAAAAGGCACGCGTCGGGTGCGCCCGCGCAATTAGATTCGCTCCCAATGGATCTGATCTACGAACAATGCTGATGGTATCGTGCTGCGGTTCTGCTTTGGATCCGTGAACTGTGTGAACCGTGACCTTAGCGACAGAATAATTGCATGTTTGCtttacttttaatttggttTACGTGTGTTTAAGATTGTATTATGGTACTCACTTTATGGTTTTAAgtgacaaattattataagtctTCTGTAAGGtgaattagttttttttatgatgttaataatatttgacaAAGTAATTATACAGTGAAATGTTTAGTACATCAGCGCTAAAACAAACCAACAATGAAGAAAGAACTTGAAAAATATCAGCTCtatcataaattatgtatCACAAGAggaaattttgttacaatagATACTGTCTTGTTTTTGacttttttatgaatactTTTGCTAGACGTATGTAGCACACCTTTATCTTATATTTACTCTTACTCTACCTTTTAATCATAATAAGTCCTCCTGACTGAATTTCAGCCACACCGgctgaaattattataactatgtACTTCCATCCAGGACGAATCTTCAACGCACTATAGAGTAAATAGCGcggaaaaataattgaattccaTCGCTCTTATAATCTTATGACGGTAAATCGACATGACTGGTGAGATCTACGGCTTACTGTTTAGCAAGAAGTtacctaatatatattaaatttcattcataaaaGCATATAACTTACCTTTACTCATATTCTGGTACCGCAGCTGATCTATAATACTAGTCAGCCTGTTCTCTCGCTGCGTAGATTTTATATCTTCGTCTTCTTCCTTCACTGACACTTCacactttattttatcagTCACTTTACCACTCTCCACGGATTGTTCTTTTGAACACTTTTGTAATACAGTCTCAGACATTTTTGTCAggataatataaagtttaaatttaaaaccctATGTAGAAAAATATCTTTGTGAAGTAAGTATAAAGTTTTCGGTCTATTTTAGAGTTTTTTAATTggttatagatattttaatagagaTGCTCTTAAGTTCTAGTctgtaattattttcttttcacgTCTTTCTGTAAGCGAAGAGAAAAAACCTTAGCCGTAATTTAAACCTATCcctatgtaatttaaaaataaatatttagtattcctacattaaattaaattgtcaaatggaaatatataaataattgtaagtcAAATTGTTATCAAGTTTTGTAGTTCAGGAAATATATCCACACTAGAGACACAAACAgataaataataggtatatttcaaAGTACCTGATTACAAGTACATAAATAATCGAGAGATAAAAGATATGGCCGTGGCTGTGACCtctataatcatattatttatcattttcaaatatttcaatctatattattgtattgttagcCAATCTTGTGGTgtgtacaaattatttatcaaaatgttGACGTTGTGTGTATATTTCCTTTATTTAATACAGAATTAATAAAAGAGATgtgtttcatattataataataaaaaagtagtaAAATTATCAGAACCGAGAAGAGTCCCGTAGGATATCATAGTATATGTACTGCATAAAAAACCGAAAGCGATTGTAAACACGTTACGGTAATACTACTACGGTATGATTAGAACTTACTTTTATGTTCAcctgaacaaaaaaaaatagtttattgaATTAACAAAGTATTGAGATTCTATCTTAATTCCATACAATAAAAGCCTCTACACTATGACatcatttgaaatataaattttacaattgcCATTCGTCATCTATGACAGCAACAAAGTCCAAGACGAAGCCAAACAAGATTATGCTTTTaattgaacatttttatttcctatTTTGACTGAGTGctacaatgacctattatactaggaGTGCTATCAATTCTTTATAAACACACTATCTTTATTTCATTACTCGGAAAATAATCGTGCCAAATTCTTAGAATTAGTCACTGAACAAATATTACAGATTCATGTTGTTGAttattgaaaaagtaatttgataTTACATTTAACTGTTCTTAATTATGTGGCTCAAACTCCATACCACaaaccaataaatatattatgtttatgagCAACTGAATATACTATTGAattcgataaaataaaaccaatatCTCATAACAACACGGACTGCGGACACGGACAGTTTATCAGAACCTACATACACCTCATTACCAGCCTACATGATCCAGAGTGAActtttggcaataacattatTACTTATCAAATAACCAATCACTGCGTAAACAGATTTTCCAAAACCACAACACACTGAATTCAATAAGGCACTTACACATAAAACCATACAAAtttagaaagaaacaaatagtGTTAAAGGTAAGCAACAGGTATGTACAGCGGTTTATCGCGACGTACAACTGATAACTGAGGTGTCAGGTCAAACGAGCAAATGGGGCATAGTACGTACGAGTCTGATAAGAGCCGATAACGGGCTCTTAACCTTCCGATGCCACTAGCGACTGCTGAACGAACCCTTATGTAAAATTCCTTACCATCTACTAAGTAACTATCTGCAATCAAATTGTCTTATACATTTGCATGAGGTTACAAGACTATGGAATAAAGAGGTCAAAGTAGAGGTTAAACTACACTTGTTAAATGACCTTTTAGTCAAATCCTCATAagcaaaaataaagaaataagagCGATTTTCATACATAAGACATTTCATACATaacacaatgttaaattaaaaacactgTTCATTGAACCAATATCGctataattttcatacaatgTAGTCAGCACAGTGAAATATGTACGTATTGAAACATGTTTTCACTGTAACATAAAATTCATAGGTATGACAAATATCACACGAAATAATCAatcgataaataaaataattctcaaTTTAAATTGCATTATACAGATTAGATAATAATGAATGTTCAGTCCGAGATTTATGCTGTAGTCtcgcaatttaaaaaatttcgaGACTTCAGCATAAATCTCGTTGTTTACGTTTCTGAAGATAATGAAAGTTTATGGTTTGAAAGAGATATAAAACTAGTAAATGTTGCCAGGATGACACGCGCCGAGAACACGCGCTTGGGAAATTCATTTTCTCTCTCGTTTTGCTGTGAAGCTTATAAACAGACACaccaacaaaaacaatattatatcagCTTATCAGccaataaattatcttttaacGAAGTTcctattatttacttatcaaTACTTACAACAGctgttattttatacattttaaaagatccatttcatacaatttatatttggtCAGTGTTGTAGCTGATATAGAATGTCAAGGAAACCGGAGAGGAGGAACGTCGACATGAACGAAAGTAGATTTCCCTATTGTTGCCTTAATAATATAGTTCTATTTTCTATGGAATAACAAGAATCCATTTCCctcaatattaaatgaaaattcctTTTCTGTCCTTAAAAATGTAGAGTCATTCAActccaaataaataacaaatgcaACAAATGTGAAACATTatctaaacaataataataaatacgagACTGAAACTAACCATAAAGTAAGAAACCCCAGCCGCTAAAACGAGACTCAAACACTATGACAAATTGCTTGAACGGTAAATCGGAACGCAATTTCAGTGCAATGAAAGGGCAAAAGTATAGACGTGCGACCGGTCATACCGTCGTGACTGCTGATAAGCTGATAAGCGACCTGATAGCGAACTGTGACTCCGACGGACAAAGCGAAACCTTATCGCGCTCAAGGAAACTCAATGATAACGCTCATTGTCTGTAATCCACGCCGTTCCTCATTCTAACGTCGATCTGGCTAGACTGAGTGCTTTACTGTTAGATATGCGCCTATTCATAGGAATAGACACTATTGAAAATCtgtttcaaattatatttgaaaccGTGTCTGTCATAGAGTTAAGAGTAGGCACGTTTATGTTAGGTTGAGTTATGAAAATGTAACTAAATTAAGCAAACTAATGCTGTTTCTGATTATGCTTTGATCATTGATGaataagatataatttttGTCATTTGATGAATAAATCGCATTAATATCAAGCAAACAAAATAGAATGAGCTACGAATTCTAAAAAGGCAAATTATTAACGCAGGACGTAAAGGAATTGCTAAATAGACTGAGTCtgaaattcatataaattatcttACGTTCtggttaaattatattaactaaatttaattcCTTTATATTAAGTCATTATATTGTACAGCTATGTATTTGAATGTAACGATACTCATTTGTCTCTACATCATTATCTCTACACGTCGTTAcctaacaaaaatattttaattaattctgaATAATGTTACAcaattatagtattttttaatgagAAACCATACAAGTcattttctaaaatttataGAAGTTTTTAGTGTCATAATTTTATAGGTTATGTGCGGTCGGTTGGCGCGCAACGCGTTGTCGTCACGGGCTAATTTTGGCGGGACGAGGTCATGACCCGCGCATGTTcaccaaaataaaaacatctgCTTTTACTAATCATTTGGAGAAGGATTACGGTCATAGCATTGacagtttaaaaataacggtCTTTTTACAAGCTTGCTTTCAAACAACGAAGCAgtcgtaatttaaaaaaaaattgacattgttttaaaaaaaaatatattctatgtGAATACCAATCcatttattatgtaggtaggtacagaattaaataattatgtgttgagtttttaacagataatataatattttgcgGTAGCTTTATCATGACTCAGAgataataatctaatataaaCTGTGTATccttataaaaagaaaaaatattgcgaaatgtttttatctaaattatgcGTAACATTATgctatttatcttaacttttattattaacacagGTGTATTGctttaaatcatttaaaagagaaaattaaattacattatacgtAATTGTTTAAAAGTGTGAATTGCTACTGCGATAGGTCTATGTCATGTTATTAGTATACCTACTTTGTATTTTGAATGATAATATGTTTCAGaataaaagatttaattgAGAATGAGTTTTTTTTACCTCCTCACgcatttgtttgttttgatatAGTCTAATTATGATGTCCATATTGATAATTTGCATGCTATGTTTGTTATAGCGAAACATGTGGTTAACAACTGCTGTTATTTTTTCACCATATTTAAAgcaaataaaagttattattattctttattacaATTGTGCAATTGTTTACAACAAAGTGTCTTCTGTATATAGACACTCGTGTATCGTGTAGGGGTGAAGGTATGTCTTTGGCCGGTGTCCAGGTCTCCTGGGTATTTTGGTAGATATTCAGCGAGGTCGTGACCCGCCAACCTCTCCCAGATCTGGCTAGCTTTATAATAGAACTAGACTAGACTTGCCAAGTTTAGCAACGGGTAAACGCCAAAAAAACAACGAAATCTTTCTCTCAAGTACCAAGCTATTTATTTGTGTaactatttattacttatagaTATGTACTGGGCCCTTTCTCAgcactttacatttacactaacgaagttttggtttaaaatatgttttacacATTAGTCCTGtgctttatgaaaataatttacctatatgtttataatctttttataattaactagcggtccgccccggcttcgcccgtggtacatattttgcaataaaaagtagtatatgttctttctcagggtctaaagattgtctatgccaaatttcatcaaaatcggtccagtagcttatgagcctattcattacaatcaaacaaacaaacaaagttttcctctttataatattagtgtagacaagTCTGCAACCAATAAAATACCACAAAAaactcttttaattttattaaagagcCTTACATTTAAACACTAGTTATGTTTTACGTTACAAATAAAGACAGAATCCAGTTCGTGGTTGCAGCGTATTCTTATGTAACGGAAAACAATGGCTACAAATCGGCTCGAATGTTTTCATCCATTGTGGTACACCTGTGCAACGAACACGCTAACTAGCTCATGATGTTATAAATTGGATCTTGAAAATAATAGTAATGGAAATAATGGTAAGATTGTGTGAATAATTCGACTTTTATCACTTATGTTTCTCTACACAATTCATCTTTATTTCCATTgttgtaatctatactaatattataaagctgaagagtttgtttgtttgaacgcgctaatctcgggaactactggtccgatttgaaaaattatttcggtgttagatagcccatttatcgaggaaggttataaaggaaggctataaatcatcacgctacgaccaacaggggtggagccacgggggtgaaaccgcgcggagcagctagttgtTAATACACAGAAATACTGCGGTAATTATACTATATTAGCACGAAGCACTACTCCACAACGAATTAATTTTTGCAATATCTACAAACTTTTCttcttgtaataaaataaaaacttttattatggCAAAGATAAggttaaagtaatttaattactttCTGCCTGAAAGCTTTCAACTTCACTTATTTTAGCAGGaaaatatgtactaaaacAACTCTACCGAACTCTAATATTACATTCATTATACCTACGTACATTAACAGATATTTACTCTTATTTCAGATATACTACACCACATTGTTATGTCTGCTGTCTACATTTGCAAAGACGCAATATCCACCCTACTACCAAAATCAATTGCGCACTTATGACCACTACGATATAGGACCGATGGACAATATGTATGACGACTACGATGACTCCTCAGAATGCGAATGTTCCTGTCAAATTTGCGAAGACATCAAGCCATGCTGCAGGAATGTGTGCGTCAACTGCTTCCAACAACCACAATCAAGCATTGTCATAGTGCCATACCCTTATCCTTTGATCATTTCAACTAAACAAAAAGAAACCGCTAGTACACCACAAGCTACAGAACAAACTATTGCACCACAAGTAACAGAACAGGCAGCAACTGAAGCACCCCCAGATCCAGAACCAAAGATAGAAACAACTCTTTCAACGACCACTACCACACTAGAGCCTGAAACATCACCACCAGAACTATTACGAAATAAGGATGCATATATCAACGATATTATAGCTAAAGCGCCACACATAAATGATAGAAATAAATTCGTATTAACGTCGTTACGTCGAACGAAACCAAATTGGATGCCGAAGTACGGAATCGTGCCTATACCGGAGAATTTGGCTGAAAAATTGATGTTACAGCTACGTAGCATGCGGGTGTTGCATCCACGGAAGGAAACTTTCAAAGCTACAGACACGCTTTCATCGTTGGAAAAAGCTTAACTATTTGTGAATTGGATTTGGCTTTCTTAATAACTTTACGCGTAgcgttgtttttttatattttgtaaatttttcaatGAACACTATTTGggttatttacatatttcaatTGTTTGAATATCGTTAAATAGTGAATACACACTCAtcgaattattataaataaattattattaaatagaaaacattgctattaaataattgtttcaaggtttcatgaaataaatgaaatttcagTAAAACTCTCACTAATAACTAGAGTTTTCGTGGTTTATCTTAATTGTTCAAACTTGttgattgataataatttt
Proteins encoded in this window:
- the LOC123696240 gene encoding uncharacterized protein LOC123696240, with the translated sequence MEIMIYYTTLLCLLSTFAKTQYPPYYQNQLRTYDHYDIGPMDNMYDDYDDSSECECSCQICEDIKPCCRNVCVNCFQQPQSSIVIVPYPYPLIISTKQKETASTPQATEQTIAPQVTEQAATEAPPDPEPKIETTLSTTTTTLEPETSPPELLRNKDAYINDIIAKAPHINDRNKFVLTSLRRTKPNWMPKYGIVPIPENLAEKLMLQLRSMRVLHPRKETFKATDTLSSLEKA